In Luteimonas viscosa, the following proteins share a genomic window:
- a CDS encoding sensor domain-containing diguanylate cyclase, translating to MPDPGWRTAGDTDAAAHGLSAADLRLSEVLAQVSREALQAEGLDDVLQRIVDCVVRRLPVPIASIILLDESGTRFVREVWAGDIPLAELDMAIWDVSMGVAGRCARTGKPQLIADVAIDRDYVMGNPAVRSEYVVPIRHRGRLHGVLNIESTDEEFFVAETCAVFDAIAHQVAGAIHLARVVAELEAANRKLRELSTVDGLTGLANRRCFDERLAEDCARPSGRDAPLALLLVDADCFKQLNDALGHLHGDECLRRLALACSEFAAGEGDMAARYGGDELALLLPGRGEAEALGIAEQLRRRVEDAAMAHPVSVVAPWMTVSIGVFVAAAGQARSPMRMLSAADRALYAAKLQGRNRVASWDPTGDEAGLAGI from the coding sequence ATGCCCGATCCGGGTTGGCGGACGGCAGGAGACACGGATGCGGCCGCGCACGGCCTGTCCGCCGCCGACCTGCGGTTGTCGGAAGTGCTGGCGCAGGTCTCGCGCGAAGCGCTGCAGGCCGAGGGGCTGGACGACGTGCTGCAGCGGATCGTCGACTGCGTGGTGCGCCGGCTGCCGGTGCCGATCGCCAGCATCATCCTGCTCGACGAGAGCGGCACCCGCTTCGTCAGGGAAGTCTGGGCCGGCGACATCCCGCTGGCGGAACTGGACATGGCGATCTGGGATGTGTCGATGGGCGTCGCGGGGCGCTGCGCGCGTACCGGCAAGCCGCAGCTGATCGCCGACGTGGCCATCGATCGGGACTACGTGATGGGCAACCCCGCGGTCCGCTCGGAGTACGTGGTGCCGATCCGGCATCGCGGCCGCCTGCACGGGGTGCTCAATATCGAGAGCACGGACGAGGAATTCTTCGTCGCGGAAACCTGCGCGGTGTTCGACGCGATCGCGCACCAGGTCGCCGGGGCGATCCATCTCGCCCGCGTGGTGGCCGAGCTGGAGGCGGCCAACCGCAAGTTGCGGGAACTGTCGACGGTCGACGGCCTCACCGGACTGGCCAACCGCCGCTGCTTCGACGAACGCCTGGCCGAGGACTGCGCGCGACCGTCCGGGCGCGACGCCCCGCTGGCGCTGCTGCTGGTCGACGCGGACTGCTTCAAGCAGCTCAACGACGCGCTCGGCCACCTGCACGGCGACGAATGCCTGCGCAGGCTGGCGCTGGCCTGCAGCGAATTCGCTGCAGGCGAGGGCGACATGGCCGCGCGCTACGGCGGCGATGAACTCGCGCTGCTGCTTCCCGGGCGCGGCGAGGCGGAAGCCCTCGGGATCGCCGAGCAGTTGCGCCGGCGCGTGGAGGACGCAGCGATGGCGCATCCGGTGTCGGTGGTCGCGCCGTGGATGACGGTCAGCATCGGCGTGTTCGTGGCAGCGGCCGGACAGGCCCGCTCGCCGATGCGGATGCTGTCGGCCGCGGATCGCGCGCTGTACGCGGCCAAGCTGCAGGGACGCAACCGCGTCGCCAGCTGGGACCCGACGGGCGACGAAGCCGGGCTTGCGGGTATCTGA
- a CDS encoding alpha/beta hydrolase family protein: protein MQAWTWALAWRLAMAIVAVAVVSPAWAQGQPQIDLTPYVRRDHYETIKISPDGKHLAATVPLEDRTVLVVLDRAEKKIVAGGMGVVNSAVWDFWWVDDTRIVISMAQSFGSEDPLYATGELHALEIGGSRVKRLFGRKDDIGLVQHYGAGDAVELATVIDTLPEEPGAVMIATWIPGATPKTQVETLNLRSGRRNVVISAPVRRAGFTLDPAGAVRFADGLDERNYRKLHYREGADAPWRLVNDSAESGFIAEALGMAADGVTAYVQVSQPQGPDQIEAWDMRTLARKPLLRDPVVDPESILFDVDGRTPVGARYMDDGIRMRFFDEGAAMARRYRSLEKGFPGSGVEITSTTHDGRLMVVRAWSDREPGEYLLFDTEAKTANGVFVRMAWFAPETMAPTRKIGLEARDGVALHGYLTRPQGAQDEPLPMVVVPHGGPYGIHDAWDFDLETQLLAAAGYAVLRVNYRGSGNYGRAYRALGAQEWGGTMQDDLTDATRWAIEQRVADPARICIAGASYGGYAALMGVAKEPGLYRCAVGYVGVYDLPAMHADRARSAAWMRHWANDWLGARDTLAERSPVNLADRIKVPVFLAAGGADDIAPITHSRRMQRALEDAGVPVQTLYIDSEGHGFRKEEHRRRYYAQLLAFLAEHLGGATAR from the coding sequence ATGCAGGCATGGACGTGGGCGCTCGCGTGGCGGCTGGCGATGGCGATCGTGGCCGTCGCGGTGGTGTCGCCGGCGTGGGCGCAGGGGCAGCCGCAGATCGACCTGACGCCGTACGTCAGGCGCGACCACTACGAGACAATCAAGATCTCGCCCGATGGCAAACACCTGGCGGCGACGGTGCCGCTGGAGGACCGCACGGTCCTCGTCGTGCTCGACCGTGCCGAAAAGAAGATCGTCGCCGGCGGCATGGGCGTCGTGAACTCGGCGGTATGGGACTTCTGGTGGGTGGACGACACGCGCATCGTCATCTCCATGGCGCAGAGTTTCGGCAGCGAGGATCCGCTGTACGCCACGGGCGAACTGCACGCGCTGGAGATCGGCGGAAGCCGGGTCAAGCGCCTGTTCGGCCGCAAGGACGACATCGGCCTGGTGCAGCATTACGGCGCGGGCGATGCGGTGGAACTGGCTACCGTGATCGACACGCTGCCCGAGGAACCGGGCGCGGTGATGATCGCGACCTGGATCCCGGGGGCGACCCCGAAGACCCAGGTGGAAACGCTCAACCTGCGCAGCGGCCGCCGCAACGTGGTCATCTCCGCGCCGGTGCGTCGCGCCGGCTTCACCCTCGACCCGGCGGGCGCCGTGCGCTTCGCCGACGGCCTCGACGAGCGCAACTACCGCAAGCTGCATTATCGCGAGGGTGCGGATGCGCCGTGGCGCCTGGTCAACGACTCGGCGGAGAGCGGTTTCATCGCAGAGGCGCTTGGAATGGCGGCCGATGGCGTCACCGCCTACGTGCAGGTCAGCCAGCCGCAGGGGCCGGACCAGATCGAGGCGTGGGACATGCGTACGCTGGCGCGCAAGCCGCTGCTGCGCGACCCGGTGGTCGATCCCGAGTCCATCCTGTTCGACGTCGACGGACGTACGCCCGTCGGCGCGCGCTACATGGACGACGGCATCCGCATGCGCTTCTTCGACGAGGGGGCGGCCATGGCGCGCCGCTACCGGAGCCTGGAGAAGGGCTTCCCGGGCTCGGGCGTGGAGATCACCTCGACCACGCACGATGGCCGGCTGATGGTGGTCCGCGCCTGGAGCGACCGCGAGCCGGGCGAGTACCTCCTGTTCGATACCGAAGCGAAGACCGCCAACGGCGTGTTCGTGCGCATGGCCTGGTTCGCGCCCGAAACGATGGCGCCCACGCGGAAGATCGGGCTCGAAGCGCGCGACGGCGTCGCGCTGCACGGCTACCTCACGCGTCCGCAGGGCGCGCAGGACGAGCCGCTGCCGATGGTGGTGGTGCCGCACGGCGGGCCCTACGGCATCCACGACGCCTGGGACTTCGACCTGGAGACGCAACTGCTGGCCGCGGCGGGGTACGCGGTACTGCGGGTCAACTACCGCGGTTCCGGCAACTACGGGCGCGCCTATCGGGCGCTGGGCGCGCAGGAATGGGGCGGCACCATGCAGGACGACCTGACCGACGCCACCCGCTGGGCGATCGAACAACGCGTCGCCGATCCCGCGCGCATCTGCATCGCCGGCGCCAGCTATGGTGGTTACGCGGCGCTGATGGGAGTGGCGAAGGAGCCCGGCCTGTATCGCTGCGCGGTCGGCTACGTGGGCGTCTACGACCTGCCTGCGATGCACGCCGACCGCGCGCGCTCGGCCGCATGGATGCGGCACTGGGCCAACGACTGGCTCGGCGCGCGCGACACGCTGGCGGAGCGCTCGCCGGTGAACCTGGCCGACCGGATCAAGGTGCCGGTGTTCCTTGCCGCAGGCGGCGCCGACGACATCGCACCGATCACGCACAGCCGCCGCATGCAGCGCGCGCTCGAGGATGCCGGGGTGCCCGTGCAGACCCTCTACATCGACAGCGAAGGCCACGGCTTCCGCAAGGAGGAGCACAGGCGCCGCTATTACGCGCAGTTGCTGGCCTTCCTCGCCGAACACCTCGGGGGCGCGACCGCCCGCTGA
- a CDS encoding M23 family metallopeptidase produces MRWLIGLVLALLAANLAWWAMRGHDGPLWRQSPTPVVGPDVAVGEPPPRASPVSAGTRESQRAPAPAAGDVVATPTAAEDAIAGSSPPLEPPPSAAGLVVPVQGVAAADLQDTFGDARGGERMHEALDIMAPAGTPVLAVADGRIEKLFDSERGGLTIYQFEPGGTWCYYYAHLQAYAPGLAEGKEVSRGEVIGFVGSSGNADPAAPHLHFAVFALTPERQWWTGTPVNPYPLLAGVGER; encoded by the coding sequence ATGCGCTGGTTGATCGGGCTGGTGCTGGCGCTGCTGGCCGCGAACCTGGCCTGGTGGGCGATGCGCGGCCACGACGGACCGCTGTGGCGGCAAAGCCCCACGCCGGTGGTGGGCCCCGACGTCGCGGTGGGTGAGCCGCCGCCGCGGGCTTCGCCGGTCTCCGCGGGAACTCGCGAATCGCAGCGCGCTCCTGCGCCGGCCGCAGGGGACGTCGTCGCGACGCCAACAGCCGCGGAAGACGCGATCGCCGGCTCATCCCCGCCGTTGGAGCCGCCGCCGTCCGCGGCGGGCCTGGTCGTGCCGGTGCAGGGCGTCGCCGCGGCCGACCTGCAGGACACCTTCGGCGATGCCCGCGGCGGCGAACGCATGCACGAGGCGCTCGACATCATGGCGCCAGCCGGCACCCCGGTGCTCGCGGTCGCCGATGGCCGCATCGAGAAGCTCTTCGACAGCGAACGCGGCGGCCTCACGATCTACCAGTTCGAGCCGGGCGGAACCTGGTGCTACTACTACGCGCACCTGCAGGCCTATGCACCCGGCCTGGCCGAGGGCAAGGAAGTCAGTCGGGGCGAGGTGATCGGCTTCGTGGGCAGCAGCGGCAACGCCGACCCCGCCGCGCCGCACCTGCACTTCGCGGTGTTCGCGCTGACGCCCGAGCGGCAGTGGTGGACCGGCACGCCGGTCAATCCGTATCCGCTGCTTGCCGGCGTCGGCGAGCGCTGA
- a CDS encoding YciI family protein, which produces MQYLLMVYTDDALLEALPEGEYDRRMRHCLESADELQAQGTLLGFQQLEPAKTAKSVRRRGGKVSVVDGPFAETKEMLAGFNLIEADSLEEALRLAEQLPWAETGCIEVREVRDVDVVRRRVGATARPAAA; this is translated from the coding sequence ATGCAATACCTGCTGATGGTCTACACCGATGATGCGCTGCTCGAGGCGCTGCCCGAAGGCGAGTACGACCGGCGCATGCGCCATTGCCTCGAGAGCGCCGACGAACTGCAGGCGCAAGGCACCCTGCTCGGTTTCCAGCAGCTGGAGCCGGCGAAGACCGCGAAATCGGTCCGTCGCCGCGGCGGCAAGGTGAGCGTGGTCGACGGCCCCTTCGCCGAAACCAAGGAAATGCTGGCGGGCTTCAACCTGATCGAGGCCGACAGCCTCGAGGAAGCGCTGCGCCTGGCCGAACAGCTGCCGTGGGCCGAGACCGGCTGCATCGAGGTCCGCGAAGTGCGCGACGTCGACGTGGTAAGACGGCGGGTAGGGGCGACGGCGCGTCCGGCCGCCGCCTGA
- a CDS encoding DUF4031 domain-containing protein: MAVYVDDAVTLWRGRRWAHLMADTLDELHAFAARLGLPRHAFQDKTSGAHYDVSAELREHALALGAVPISRHADRALVRAVIARAKAQGRREAP, from the coding sequence ATGGCGGTCTACGTCGACGATGCGGTCACCCTCTGGCGCGGCAGGCGCTGGGCGCACCTGATGGCCGACACCCTGGACGAGCTGCATGCCTTCGCCGCCCGGCTCGGGCTTCCGCGCCACGCCTTCCAGGACAAGACCAGCGGCGCGCATTACGACGTGAGCGCCGAGCTGCGCGAGCACGCGCTCGCGCTCGGCGCGGTGCCGATCTCGCGCCACGCAGACCGTGCGCTGGTGCGCGCGGTGATCGCACGCGCGAAGGCGCAGGGCCGGCGCGAGGCGCCCTGA
- a CDS encoding L,D-transpeptidase family protein → MTRFSPMFCLLLALAAAPVVAGSPRAALAPDQVNTASGDDAGAVLRAQVLLERAHFSPGEIDGGAGSNTARAIAGFQRARDLEPTGELDGATWKALTEDDSPALVSHTLAAEDVAGPFRRIPDDTMEKSKLEALGFTSVEEALGEKFHASPALLARLNPGKELAAGVEIVVPNVAGLPALTPAATVVVDKSDSVVRLQDAEGKVYAQFPASTGSEHDPLPIGEWKIEGVAIDPTFHYNPELFWDADESHAKAILKPGPNNPVGTVWIDLSKEHYGIHGTPEPAQIGKTESHGCIRMTNWSARAVADAVEPGTPALLQE, encoded by the coding sequence ATGACCCGCTTCTCCCCAATGTTCTGCCTGCTGCTCGCGCTCGCGGCGGCGCCCGTCGTCGCCGGCTCGCCCCGGGCCGCCCTCGCGCCCGACCAGGTCAACACCGCGAGCGGTGACGACGCCGGCGCCGTGCTGCGCGCCCAGGTGCTGCTCGAACGCGCGCACTTCTCTCCCGGCGAGATCGACGGCGGCGCCGGCAGCAACACCGCGCGCGCGATCGCCGGCTTCCAGCGCGCCCGCGACCTGGAACCGACCGGCGAACTCGACGGGGCCACCTGGAAGGCGTTGACCGAGGACGATTCCCCGGCGCTGGTCAGCCACACGCTGGCCGCGGAAGACGTGGCCGGCCCATTCCGCAGGATTCCCGACGACACCATGGAGAAGTCGAAGCTCGAAGCGCTCGGCTTCACTTCGGTCGAAGAGGCGCTCGGCGAGAAGTTCCATGCCTCGCCGGCATTGCTGGCGCGACTCAATCCGGGCAAGGAACTGGCGGCGGGCGTGGAGATCGTCGTTCCCAACGTCGCCGGCCTGCCGGCGCTGACGCCGGCGGCCACCGTGGTCGTCGACAAGAGCGATTCGGTGGTGCGGCTGCAGGACGCGGAGGGCAAGGTCTACGCGCAGTTCCCGGCCTCGACCGGCAGCGAACACGATCCGTTGCCGATCGGCGAGTGGAAGATCGAGGGTGTCGCCATCGATCCCACCTTCCACTACAACCCGGAGCTGTTCTGGGACGCCGACGAGTCGCATGCCAAGGCGATCCTGAAGCCCGGCCCGAACAACCCGGTCGGCACGGTCTGGATCGACCTGTCGAAGGAACACTACGGCATCCACGGCACGCCCGAGCCCGCGCAGATCGGCAAGACCGAATCGCATGGCTGCATCCGCATGACCAACTGGAGCGCCCGCGCCGTGGCCGATGCGGTCGAGCCCGGCACGCCGGCGCTGCTGCAGGAGTAA
- a CDS encoding DUF3016 domain-containing protein — translation MTRTARLLLILLVLFATATAGARTRNVTDPEAPRSLPAEGAVSVQWTDPAGFTDLKYSGNRWRASQGNWVYQLAEHLRESAEKHLPEGERLEVTITDIDRAGRYEPWGGVRLQDVRILRDHYPPSMKLEFRQFAADGTLLAEGSRELRDTGYLMGGSNIGTHDNLYYEKRMVDEWVRDEMRRTSVASN, via the coding sequence ATGACACGCACCGCACGCCTGCTCCTGATTCTCCTTGTCCTGTTCGCAACGGCCACCGCCGGCGCCAGGACCCGCAACGTCACCGACCCCGAGGCTCCGCGCAGCCTGCCCGCCGAAGGTGCGGTCAGCGTGCAGTGGACCGATCCTGCCGGTTTCACCGACCTCAAGTACAGCGGCAACCGCTGGCGCGCCAGCCAGGGCAACTGGGTGTACCAGTTGGCCGAGCACCTGCGCGAGTCGGCCGAAAAGCACCTGCCCGAGGGCGAGCGCCTCGAAGTCACGATCACCGACATCGATCGCGCCGGCCGCTACGAGCCGTGGGGCGGCGTCCGCCTGCAGGACGTGCGCATCCTGCGCGACCACTACCCGCCCTCGATGAAGCTCGAATTCCGCCAGTTCGCCGCCGACGGCACCCTGCTCGCCGAGGGCAGCCGCGAGCTGCGCGATACCGGGTACCTGATGGGCGGCAGCAACATCGGCACCCACGACAACCTGTATTACGAAAAGCGCATGGTCGACGAGTGGGTGCGCGACGAAATGCGCAGGACGTCCGTGGCGAGCAACTGA
- the msrB gene encoding peptide-methionine (R)-S-oxide reductase MsrB, translated as MPGFDLTPPDATQRARLEATLDEAERRVLLAHGTEAPFCGVFLDNKREGVYTCRLCGLPLFRSSAKFDSGTGWPSFFAPYAPEHIRYVRDSSHGMVRTEEVCARCGSHLGHVFPDGPPPTRERHCLNSVSLAFTPAGEPLPDPLGRGGAEAGTAD; from the coding sequence ATGCCCGGCTTCGACCTGACGCCCCCCGACGCCACCCAACGTGCCCGCCTCGAGGCGACTCTCGACGAGGCCGAACGCCGCGTACTGCTGGCGCACGGCACCGAGGCGCCGTTCTGCGGCGTGTTCCTCGACAACAAGCGCGAGGGCGTCTACACCTGCCGGCTGTGCGGGCTGCCTCTGTTCCGCTCCTCCGCCAAGTTCGATTCGGGCACCGGCTGGCCGAGCTTCTTCGCGCCCTACGCGCCCGAGCACATCCGCTACGTGCGCGACAGCAGCCATGGCATGGTCCGCACCGAGGAAGTCTGCGCGCGCTGCGGCAGCCACCTCGGTCACGTGTTCCCGGACGGACCGCCGCCGACCCGCGAGCGCCACTGCCTCAATTCCGTCTCGCTGGCCTTCACTCCCGCCGGCGAACCGCTGCCCGATCCGCTCGGCCGCGGCGGCGCCGAAGCCGGCACCGCCGACTGA
- a CDS encoding DUF3297 family protein has translation MTDTPPDRLSNDPRSPHYDAAMLERGIGIRFKGVERRDVEEYCVSDGWIRVAAGKALDRRGQPLTIKLKGEVEAWFKLPDTE, from the coding sequence ATGACCGATACGCCCCCCGACCGGCTGTCCAACGATCCGCGCAGTCCGCATTACGACGCCGCGATGCTCGAGCGTGGCATCGGCATCCGCTTCAAGGGCGTGGAGCGGCGCGACGTGGAGGAATACTGCGTGAGCGACGGCTGGATCCGCGTCGCCGCGGGCAAGGCGCTCGACCGCCGCGGCCAGCCGCTGACGATCAAGCTCAAGGGCGAGGTCGAGGCCTGGTTCAAGCTGCCCGACACGGAGTGA
- a CDS encoding HipA family kinase produces the protein MPRTVQVTRYVTPLREGGSMPAVVEADDDGMYVVKFRGAGQGARALVAEWIVGELGRALGLDVPEIVFAELDPVLARTEGDPEIQALVRASAGLNLAIDYLPGAANFDPLAWEPDPLLASRIVWFDAFCSNVDRTARNPNLMLWHRRLVLIDHGAALYFHHGWDGDAARADQAFPLIRDHVLLRWADHVGRVDAELAPKLTPQLIAGIVGQVPDAWLDGPDAFADAAGQRQAYVDYLLRRVQQRGAFVGGIADARG, from the coding sequence ATGCCGCGAACAGTCCAGGTCACCCGCTACGTCACGCCCCTGCGCGAGGGCGGCTCGATGCCGGCCGTGGTGGAGGCCGACGACGACGGCATGTACGTGGTCAAGTTCCGTGGGGCCGGCCAGGGAGCGCGCGCGCTGGTGGCGGAGTGGATCGTCGGCGAACTCGGTCGCGCGCTCGGACTGGACGTGCCCGAGATCGTCTTCGCCGAACTCGATCCGGTGCTCGCGCGCACCGAGGGCGATCCGGAGATCCAGGCCCTGGTCCGCGCCAGCGCGGGCCTGAACCTGGCGATCGACTACCTGCCCGGCGCGGCCAACTTCGATCCGCTGGCGTGGGAGCCCGACCCGCTGCTGGCCTCGCGCATCGTCTGGTTCGACGCCTTCTGCAGCAATGTCGACCGCACCGCGCGCAATCCCAACCTGATGCTGTGGCACCGCCGGCTGGTCCTGATCGACCACGGCGCGGCGCTGTACTTCCACCATGGCTGGGATGGCGACGCCGCGCGCGCCGACCAGGCGTTCCCGCTGATCCGGGACCACGTGCTGCTGCGATGGGCCGACCACGTCGGGCGGGTGGACGCCGAACTCGCGCCGAAGCTCACCCCGCAGCTGATCGCCGGCATCGTCGGGCAGGTGCCCGACGCCTGGCTCGACGGGCCGGACGCGTTCGCCGACGCCGCGGGCCAGCGCCAGGCCTATGTCGACTACCTGCTGCGTCGCGTGCAGCAGCGCGGCGCCTTCGTCGGGGGAATCGCCGATGCACGCGGTTGA
- a CDS encoding DUF3037 domain-containing protein — protein sequence MHAVEFYDYAAIRLVPRVERGEFINVGILLSCAARGHLDVRIELDEARALALDPALDLALVRRLLGAIEAVCRGGADAGAIGLLPPRARFHWLTAQRSAILQTSPVHGGKCADLDATMEHLLQRMVRIAGRG from the coding sequence ATGCACGCGGTTGAGTTCTACGACTACGCGGCGATCCGGCTGGTGCCGCGGGTGGAGCGTGGCGAGTTCATCAACGTCGGCATCCTGCTCTCGTGCGCGGCGCGCGGCCACCTCGACGTGCGCATCGAACTCGACGAGGCACGCGCGTTGGCGCTCGATCCCGCGCTCGACCTGGCCCTGGTGCGGCGACTGCTCGGCGCGATCGAAGCCGTCTGCCGCGGCGGGGCCGATGCCGGAGCGATCGGGCTGCTGCCGCCACGCGCGCGCTTCCACTGGCTGACCGCGCAGCGCAGCGCGATCCTGCAGACCTCGCCGGTGCACGGCGGCAAGTGCGCCGACCTCGACGCCACGATGGAACACCTGCTGCAGCGGATGGTGCGCATCGCCGGGCGCGGCTGA